A window of Falco cherrug isolate bFalChe1 chromosome 19 unlocalized genomic scaffold, bFalChe1.pri SUPER_19_unloc_2, whole genome shotgun sequence genomic DNA:
GCACCACCACGCTCTGCGCCCCCCCTGCGCCCCCcatcagccagggcaggggcagggggaaccCCCTCAGCCACGGGGAAACCCCACCACCCAGCCACGGGGTCCCAGGGGTGCGAGGAACCCCCCACCCAGCCACGGGGTCCCAGGGGTGCGAGGAACCCCCCCACCCAGCCACGGGGTCCCAGGGGTGCGAGGAACCCCCCACCCAGCCACGGGGTCCCAGGGGTGCGAGGAACCCCCCACCCAGCCACGGGGTCCCAGGGGTGCGAGGAACCCCCCCACCCAGCCACGGGGTCCCAGGGGTGTGAGGAACCCCCCCACCCAGCCACGGGGTCCCAGGGGTGCGAGGAACCCCCACCCAGCCACGGGGTCCCAGGGGTGCGAGGAACCCCCCCACCCAGCCACGGGGTCCCAGGGGTGCGAGGAACCCCCTCAGCCACAAGGTCCCACAGGGTCCCAGGGgtgcagggacaccccccacccaacCACAGGAGCCTGGGATGCAGGGACAACCCCCCTCAGGCCTCAGGGTCCCATGGGTGCAAGAAACCCCCCCCACCCACTGGGTTCTGTTGgtgcagggaccccccccccccccaggtacATGGGGCCCTTGGGCGTGGGGGTCCCATGGGTGCAAGGACAACCCCCCCCACTGTGGGGTCCTGTAGGGTGCAGGGACACCCGGGCAGAGGGTCCCTGGGGACACAGCACCCCGGGGACGGGGGCGGGGGCATGGGGGTCCCCGGGGTCCCCTCGCACTCACCCTCCTCAGCCCAGACGGTCAGCGTCAcctcccccacctcctcctcctcctcctcgcccccccccctcgatgaggaagaggaggatgcgGCCGTCCTGGGTCTTCTCCCGGCACCAGGCGtgggggcccgggggggggggcagcaggcgGGTGCTGATGCGGCCACAGGCCCGGCTGCAGTTCCCCCCCAGCGGCCCCCGCCCGAAGGCGCCGCAGTCGGCGCAGTCCCTGGGGACCCCCGGCCCCTGTCAGGGCCCCCTgcggccccccagccccctccacaGCCTTCCCAGACCTCTcctgtccccatgccccccccagccacctccatggccccccagcccccttcctGGCCTCAtggcccccccggccccctccctgtccccatggccCCCCGGGTGTCccacatccctgtccccatggccCCAGCCCCCCTGTCCTCCCTGCGCCTGTGTCCCCCATCCCATCACCTTGTCTCATCCCCACCTGGCCACTGTCCCATGTCCCCACCACATCCCATGTCCCCATCCCAATCCCAACCCTGGTCCCAGTCTCCATCCCACGTCCCCATCCCAGTCCGATGTCCCCACACCatgccgccccgccccccccccccgtgccccccaggCTCACCGCAGGCGCTGGCAGCGGGGGCGGCAGGAGGGGCAGTGGGCGCACAGGGGTCCCACGTAGCCGGGCTGGCACAGACAGGTCCCACAGACGCAGCGCCCGTGGCCGCCGCACTCGCGGCCCccccgcaggcagccccccccgcccaggCGGCACCCGCACCCGCGGCCCCCGAAGCCCGGGCGGCAGCGGCACCTCCCGCACACGCACTCGCCCCCGCTGCGGGCCTGGGGGGGCACCCCCGtcaccccccgccccagccccactggggCCCGGGGTGGGCACGGGGACAGGACCCCCTGGAATGGGACCCGCggggtgggcagtggggacGGGACCCCCCCGGGATGGGACCCGCggggtgggcagtggggatGTGGGACCCCCCCAGGATGGGACCCGCggggtgggcagtggggatGTGGGACCCCCCAGGATGGGACCCGCggggtgggcagtggggacGGGACCCCCCCGGGATGGGACCCGCggggtgggcagtggggacGGGACCCCCGCAGGATGGGACCCGCggggtgggcagtggggatGGGATCCGTGGGACATGACCcgtggggacagggaccagTGATGGGGACAGGACCCCCGTGGGACACAACCCCTGGGGTCAGGGGCCTGCGATGGGGATAGGACCCCCGTGGGGATGGGACCCCCGTGGGGATGGGAGCCGGGATGGGGACGGGACCcgtggggacagggaccagTGATGAGGACGGGACCCCCGTGGGACACGCAGCGGGGATGGGACCCCTGAGGACAGGGATGGGACCCACACGGGGACATGCCGTGGGGAGGGGACCCCCCCAGGGATGGGAACCCCAAGGACGGGCAAATGGCCCCCCCGTGTCCGTCCCCCCCACCTCCGCAGGGCAGCCCCCGGTGGCGCTCGCAGGCGCTGCTGTCGCACTGGCAGAGGGTCCCGCTCAGCCCGGGGGGGCACTCGCAGGCCCCGCAGACGCAGCGGCCCCTCCCGCTGCAGGGGGGGCCCGTGCTGTTGGGGGggcggcagccccccgccgccctccgccGCCCCCCTCGCACTCACACCGACGGCCCTGGCGGCCCGCTGGGCACCTGGGGGGGGGCGGTCAGCCAGGGTCAGTCCCACAGAGaccctcccccatcccacagaCCCCCAATCCACCCCATGGGCCCCCTAcccacctccttcccccccaTGTCCTCCTCAGACCCCCGACACAACCCACggaccccccaccccatcccacagacccacccacccacctcctTACACCCCATCCCACCTCTCAGACCCCCAACACAACCCACGGACCCCCCATTCTGCCCCTGGGCCCCCAGCCCATGTCCTTATGCCACATCCCACCCCTCAGACCTccaccctgccccacagcccccaccccctagaagccccccccccccgctacCTGCAGACCCCGCAGTCGAGGGCGCCGCCGTGGCAGAGGGGGGTCCGGGGCTGGCGGTGGGCGCAGGGGCACGCGCAGAGGGTGCTGAGCTCCAGGCTCAGCTCCTCCGAGAAGCCCAGCACCCGCAGCACCACCCGCTGCGGGGACCCCAGGC
This region includes:
- the LOC129734822 gene encoding LOW QUALITY PROTEIN: integrin beta-7-like (The sequence of the model RefSeq protein was modified relative to this genomic sequence to represent the inferred CDS: inserted 1 base in 1 codon; deleted 1 base in 1 codon), whose protein sequence is MQILVQERAQVRRQAKPCARPHTCSTHPRVRAPVCPIPPIAPQDRIGWRLGTRLLLVASDDTFHTAGDGKLGGIVTPSDTRCHLDASGVYTKSHLYDYPSVGHLAQVLSAANIQPIFAVTAPTLPVYQELSRLIPRSVVAELRDDSSNVVQLIADAYNSLSSTVELQHSPLPPGISITYESHCGDPPGTPPAPQLPRGFCTGVGVNQEVTFTVRVRAGACLGSPQRVVLRVLGFSEELSLELSTLCACPCAHRQPRTPLCHGGALDCGVCRCPAGRQGRRCECEGXRRRAAGGCRPPNSTGPPCSGRGRCVCGACECPPGLSGTLCQCDSSACERHRGLPCGGRSGGECVCGRCRCRPGFGGRGCGCRLGGGGCLRGGRECGGHGRCVCGTCLCQPGYVGPLCAHCPSCRPRCQRLRDCADCGAFGRGPLGGNCSRACGRISTRLLPPPPGPHAWCREKTQDGRILLFLIEGGGEEEEEEVGEVTLTVWAEEGECEGTPGTPMPPPPSPGCCVPRDPLPGCPCTLQDPTVGGVVLAPMGPPRPRAPCTWGGGGSLHQQNPVGGGGFLHPWDPEA